From Patescibacteria group bacterium, one genomic window encodes:
- a CDS encoding GIY-YIG nuclease family protein, which translates to MYYVYFLKSRKDGHSVYVGYTNNLRRRLQEHNIGRGGKYTKNKGPFSLVYYEAYNSMEDAQNREQALKVHKRAYSQLKNRIKEGLKK; encoded by the coding sequence ATGTATTATGTTTATTTTTTAAAGAGTCGAAAAGATGGGCATAGCGTTTATGTCGGGTATACGAATAACCTTAGAAGAAGATTGCAAGAGCACAATATAGGAAGGGGAGGCAAATATACCAAAAACAAAGGACCATTTTCTTTGGTATATTATGAAGCATATAATTCTATGGAGGATGCTCAAAATAGAGAACAAGCGCTCAAGGTTCATAAACGCGCTTATTCACAGTTGAAGAACAGAATCAAAGAAGGTCTTAAGAAGTAA
- a CDS encoding peptidoglycan-binding protein, translated as MSIKRIVAGVSTVTCAVMMLGGSIAPVYGLTMAELEAQIAALQAQLLQYQAQLATIDGTTTTTPAAYTGIPDGFTFQNALKYGMTSNDVKYLQIILKEEIGAPTYPTTVGATGYFGSITKASVIAFQEKYTSAILSSWGLTKGTGYVGETTRAKLNSLLSTSVTPPPVVPVASDYTIEADCVAAGFFWYSDVCNTLAEGVTPPVVAGDHSVALASTNPAASTLMSSSAYNTMLVFNATAGSTDWNITSITVERFGISIDSMVSGVLVQDKDGLRHGNVYTFSSKKAAISFTSKPITITKGTTQKISILTHLGSTATSGTFGAKVTAISGDPSGLSLVGNTFSLATGASVLGAIDVDVVSLRTTTASVDIGNKDQLLTRFKFTETTSNEDAYLEELSVYNNGSAADGDIANWILKDASGNTLATVAQSNDKYVIFDLTSSPGYLIPNGSSKTLSLYVDLVDGASRTTQAVILNDYDVVVLGKDTGTRILATATGNTVDTAFPIGDIASGSGGYNHITATAGSLTVVLSNTSPTGTVPAGGNEVVFAKFDLKAKGENIEVRRLEFYLVARTAPDNGDSLTTANESDDIFTGTVNLKTSDGASHYALTVANDAPSTTATAYTLSSYFTIPSGTTETISIVGNLRSDLSSADSFRFAIKNVYVKRLTTGDFQTYQATALNANTLTGAAGSLTVVKDASWGNKSIIAGAAKQVGQFVLQTGSSEGVYISTFNIDLSSTTGVNELWMQKGAGTCSETSSTLIGSVDSSVAGANDSFSTGGVFTIPASDSQVVIVCANFDQSTATGTYIADFDASDISGTGAVSGEAVTNAADSTGQTMTVQTAGILTAKNGSNPNAAVLHASETGVKVLDMTFGTLYEPITIDTFRFTVENGATQDRNFSNYTLKHGSATIGSGKSAVSGVITFSGLSETIPYYGSESYSLWIDTSDALTMGSGDKTRAKFASVEALGAWSNSAIMASHDTGYCGAITTEPTSASSVGHYAVGDLVVHGGALKMVTTAANEGTVLTTGLTLDGAVAAFATGEVSKFGSFSQAATTDGTDLSNLAIGDLVVYYDATPANATGIVTAVNDTANTVAINGATAITGLAADNYVEIPGTGELASAGTATSFDVAHALGSLVYYYDAGGTSTFGVVTTAYVADAATIKVNDTTITIADADRIFALDADVSQEVYSAQSTYQYGVGDVVYHYDSGGTSAWAVVTTGIDAGETMASLVTSVATAAASDRIVRVTPGVIASNNMTMHDVEPILTASDTTYTTGISGGMQTIAIYDITAVGGALFVESLAVYLEGSAIAKIDTAANAIEIWEGGERIYQGGDLSGGVAATYTCDLTTPEEIASGQTKTFTVKVTTAASAAWANTDVGKSLRAKIDGTKGQMASGLDWYYASSGPGTAPTASSPASISDSEFPVYGKYSLTY; from the coding sequence ATGAGTATTAAAAGAATCGTTGCAGGAGTATCTACAGTGACTTGCGCTGTTATGATGCTTGGCGGTTCAATCGCGCCAGTTTATGGTTTGACAATGGCCGAGCTTGAAGCCCAAATTGCGGCTTTACAAGCACAGCTTTTACAATACCAGGCGCAGTTGGCTACCATTGATGGCACAACCACTACAACCCCTGCAGCTTACACAGGAATTCCCGATGGCTTTACATTCCAGAATGCCTTAAAATATGGCATGACGAGCAATGATGTAAAGTACTTACAGATTATATTGAAAGAAGAGATTGGAGCGCCGACCTATCCAACAACTGTTGGAGCCACTGGTTATTTCGGCTCAATCACCAAGGCCTCTGTTATTGCTTTCCAAGAGAAATATACTTCTGCAATTCTTTCTTCTTGGGGATTAACAAAAGGAACTGGTTATGTTGGCGAGACAACCAGAGCGAAACTGAACAGTTTGTTATCTACAAGTGTGACCCCTCCTCCAGTTGTCCCAGTTGCCAGCGATTATACCATTGAAGCTGACTGCGTTGCAGCCGGATTTTTCTGGTATAGTGATGTTTGCAACACTTTGGCCGAGGGCGTAACTCCTCCAGTAGTAGCTGGAGACCATTCAGTTGCTTTAGCAAGCACCAATCCTGCTGCAAGCACCTTAATGTCAAGTTCAGCATACAACACTATGTTGGTGTTTAACGCGACAGCAGGTAGCACTGATTGGAATATCACTTCTATCACTGTTGAAAGATTTGGTATTTCTATAGACAGTATGGTAAGCGGTGTCTTGGTTCAGGATAAGGATGGTTTAAGACATGGAAATGTCTATACCTTCTCCAGTAAGAAGGCTGCTATTTCATTTACCAGCAAGCCGATTACTATTACTAAAGGAACCACGCAGAAGATTTCTATTTTGACCCATCTTGGTTCAACCGCCACTTCCGGAACATTCGGAGCAAAGGTTACTGCTATTTCTGGCGACCCGAGCGGGTTGTCATTAGTTGGCAATACTTTCTCCTTAGCTACCGGAGCGAGCGTATTGGGCGCTATTGATGTTGATGTGGTAAGTTTGAGAACAACTACCGCTTCAGTTGATATTGGCAACAAGGACCAACTTCTGACTAGGTTCAAGTTCACAGAGACCACATCTAATGAGGACGCTTATCTTGAAGAGTTGTCCGTTTATAATAACGGCAGCGCAGCTGATGGGGACATTGCCAATTGGATATTAAAAGATGCCAGTGGCAATACCTTGGCAACTGTTGCGCAAAGCAATGACAAATATGTCATCTTTGATTTAACCAGCAGTCCGGGATATTTGATTCCTAATGGCTCTTCTAAGACGCTCTCATTATATGTTGACCTTGTTGACGGAGCATCCAGAACCACCCAAGCCGTTATTTTGAACGACTATGATGTAGTTGTTCTTGGCAAGGACACTGGAACAAGAATTTTGGCAACTGCAACAGGGAACACTGTTGATACTGCCTTCCCAATTGGAGATATTGCCTCTGGCAGCGGTGGTTATAACCATATAACCGCTACCGCCGGCTCTTTGACAGTAGTCCTGTCAAACACTTCTCCAACCGGAACAGTGCCAGCAGGTGGAAATGAAGTTGTATTTGCTAAGTTTGACCTTAAGGCAAAAGGCGAGAACATTGAAGTGAGGCGGCTTGAATTCTATTTAGTGGCCAGAACCGCTCCTGATAATGGAGACAGCCTTACAACTGCCAATGAGTCAGATGATATCTTTACAGGAACTGTTAATTTAAAGACCTCTGACGGCGCCAGCCATTATGCTTTGACTGTTGCCAATGATGCTCCTTCTACCACTGCTACTGCTTATACTCTGTCCAGCTATTTCACCATTCCTTCTGGAACAACAGAGACAATCAGCATTGTCGGTAATTTGAGGAGCGACCTTTCAAGCGCTGATTCCTTCAGATTTGCTATTAAGAATGTTTATGTAAAACGATTGACTACTGGAGATTTCCAGACCTATCAAGCGACAGCATTGAATGCCAACACTTTGACAGGCGCGGCAGGAAGCTTAACAGTTGTTAAGGATGCCAGCTGGGGTAATAAGAGCATAATTGCCGGTGCTGCAAAGCAGGTTGGACAATTTGTTCTTCAAACCGGGTCAAGCGAAGGTGTGTATATTTCCACCTTTAATATTGACCTTTCAAGCACAACTGGTGTTAACGAACTCTGGATGCAAAAAGGAGCCGGAACCTGCAGTGAAACCAGCTCAACCTTAATCGGTTCAGTTGATTCTTCAGTTGCAGGCGCCAATGACAGTTTCTCAACAGGCGGGGTCTTTACTATCCCTGCTTCTGACTCCCAAGTAGTTATTGTCTGCGCTAATTTTGACCAGAGTACAGCGACCGGCACATATATTGCCGATTTTGACGCTTCTGACATTTCAGGCACAGGCGCAGTATCTGGGGAAGCAGTGACAAACGCAGCAGATTCTACTGGACAGACAATGACTGTTCAAACAGCTGGAATTTTGACCGCTAAGAACGGCTCAAATCCAAATGCTGCTGTTTTACACGCCAGCGAAACAGGAGTAAAGGTATTAGATATGACATTCGGCACATTATATGAACCGATTACCATTGATACCTTCAGATTCACTGTTGAGAATGGAGCTACCCAAGACAGAAACTTCTCCAATTACACCTTAAAGCACGGAAGCGCTACTATTGGTTCTGGAAAATCAGCTGTTTCAGGAGTAATCACATTCTCTGGGTTATCTGAAACCATTCCTTATTATGGTTCAGAAAGCTACAGTTTATGGATTGATACTTCTGATGCCCTTACAATGGGTTCAGGTGATAAGACAAGAGCCAAATTCGCTTCTGTTGAAGCATTGGGCGCTTGGTCGAATTCTGCCATTATGGCAAGTCACGATACAGGTTATTGCGGAGCGATTACCACCGAGCCGACATCTGCTTCCAGCGTTGGCCACTACGCAGTGGGCGACCTGGTTGTTCATGGCGGAGCTTTGAAGATGGTAACCACCGCAGCTAATGAGGGAACGGTTCTTACCACTGGTTTGACTTTGGACGGCGCAGTTGCTGCCTTCGCTACTGGCGAAGTAAGCAAATTCGGCAGCTTCTCCCAAGCAGCTACCACTGATGGAACCGATTTATCCAATTTAGCGATTGGTGATTTAGTTGTCTATTATGACGCTACTCCAGCTAATGCTACTGGTATTGTTACAGCAGTGAATGATACAGCTAATACAGTAGCCATCAATGGCGCTACTGCAATTACTGGTCTAGCTGCAGACAATTATGTTGAAATTCCAGGCACTGGAGAATTAGCTTCTGCTGGAACTGCTACTAGTTTTGATGTAGCTCACGCCCTGGGAAGCTTGGTCTACTACTATGATGCAGGCGGGACTTCAACATTTGGAGTAGTAACAACTGCTTATGTTGCTGATGCTGCGACAATCAAGGTCAATGACACCACTATTACCATAGCCGACGCTGATAGAATTTTTGCACTTGATGCTGATGTTTCGCAGGAAGTGTACAGCGCTCAATCAACCTATCAATATGGTGTTGGTGATGTTGTATATCACTACGATTCAGGCGGTACGAGCGCGTGGGCTGTAGTTACAACTGGCATTGACGCAGGAGAAACAATGGCAAGCTTAGTAACCAGTGTTGCCACTGCTGCTGCAAGTGATAGGATTGTAAGAGTCACACCAGGAGTTATCGCTTCAAACAACATGACAATGCATGATGTTGAACCGATATTGACTGCGTCTGACACCACTTACACCACTGGTATTTCTGGCGGAATGCAAACCATTGCCATCTACGATATTACAGCAGTAGGCGGAGCATTGTTTGTTGAAAGCTTAGCTGTGTATCTTGAGGGCTCTGCTATTGCCAAGATTGATACAGCCGCAAATGCTATTGAGATTTGGGAAGGCGGAGAAAGAATTTATCAGGGTGGAGACCTTAGTGGTGGCGTTGCTGCTACTTATACCTGCGATTTGACCACTCCTGAAGAAATTGCTTCTGGCCAGACCAAGACCTTTACTGTAAAGGTTACTACTGCAGCTAGCGCTGCTTGGGCGAACACTGATGTTGGCAAGAGTTTGAGAGCTAAGATTGACGGGACCAAAGGCCAAATGGCTTCTGGACTTGATTGGTATTATGCCAGCTCAGGACCAGGAACCGCGCCAACGGCTTCCAGTCCAGCGAGTATTTCTGACAGCGAATTCCCAGTTTACGGAAAGTATTCACTAACTTACTAA
- a CDS encoding sigma-70 family RNA polymerase sigma factor, giving the protein MDKKQKKFSKIYDSYVGSIYRFISIKVNSQEIAEDLTSEVFLKTWKSFQQQNKIKNPRAYLYTTARHIVIDFYRTNKEDRTISIEDVREIEDIAIPIEAQESHDATMEIVKQGLNALKEDYQNVVIWRYVDGLSINEIAKILGKSNGATRVLIHRAMEQLKERVQ; this is encoded by the coding sequence ATGGATAAAAAGCAGAAAAAATTTAGCAAGATATACGATAGCTATGTAGGGAGCATCTATCGTTTCATTTCTATTAAAGTCAATTCTCAGGAAATTGCCGAGGATTTGACTTCTGAAGTGTTTTTAAAAACATGGAAGAGTTTTCAACAGCAAAATAAAATCAAAAATCCAAGGGCATATCTTTATACCACTGCCCGGCATATAGTCATTGATTTTTACAGGACCAATAAAGAAGATAGGACAATATCAATTGAAGATGTTAGAGAGATAGAGGATATAGCCATTCCAATAGAAGCGCAGGAAAGCCATGATGCTACCATGGAAATCGTAAAACAAGGGCTCAACGCGCTTAAAGAGGATTATCAAAATGTCGTTATTTGGCGGTATGTGGATGGATTGTCTATTAATGAAATCGCTAAAATACTTGGAAAATCCAATGGAGCGACAAGAGTATTGATTCATAGGGCAATGGAACAGCTAAAAGAAAGAGTTCAGTAA
- a CDS encoding DeoR family transcriptional regulator — MFYKEDTIRLTVAVYQVTGIFPENEPLIAQIRQKANNVLADFICLRMNPGNKKNISKGIEVLFAYFSIAEKQNWIDSKNFLVLRREYSKILDFIRSLPENPVKIARKEVKIIEKTSYPQVTVDKRVDKQVDKKQENRNVSRASSNPSVRQKQVLELIKTKNQLSLSEIKSMFSSLSSRTLRRDLSSLVDKGAIDRIREGRDDVLYVLK, encoded by the coding sequence ATGTTCTACAAGGAGGACACTATAAGATTAACAGTTGCTGTGTATCAGGTGACTGGGATTTTTCCTGAAAATGAGCCCTTAATAGCTCAAATCAGGCAAAAAGCTAATAATGTTTTAGCTGATTTTATCTGTCTGCGGATGAATCCGGGCAACAAAAAAAATATCAGCAAAGGAATTGAGGTGCTTTTTGCCTATTTTTCCATAGCTGAAAAGCAGAACTGGATTGATAGCAAGAATTTTTTGGTTTTAAGGCGAGAATATAGCAAAATATTGGATTTTATAAGGAGTTTGCCTGAAAATCCTGTGAAAATAGCAAGAAAAGAAGTAAAAATAATTGAGAAAACGAGTTATCCACAGGTAACTGTGGATAAGAGAGTGGATAAACAGGTGGATAAGAAACAGGAAAACAGAAATGTTAGCAGGGCTTCGTCTAATCCTTCTGTAAGGCAAAAACAGGTTTTAGAATTGATTAAAACTAAGAATCAGCTTTCTTTGTCAGAAATCAAGAGTATGTTTTCTTCCTTAAGTTCCAGAACATTGCGTCGGGACTTGAGTTCATTGGTTGATAAGGGGGCAATAGACAGAATCAGGGAGGGCAGAGATGATGTTTTATATGTTTTAAAATGA